The region TTGACCAGTGTCTTAACCACTGCCAAACCCAGTCCTGAGCCTTCGGCGTAATGCAGTCTTGCTTCACTAGATCGCCAAAATCGATCAAAAATACGGGGGAGGTCTTGAGACGCAATTCCAATGCCAGTATCCTGAATTTCAACGACGGCAAAAGCTCCCTGTTTTCTAAGGCAAACAGTTATCGCTCCACGATCGGGGGTGTACTGAAGCGCGTTATCTAAAAGATTGCTAAAAATTTCATAAATTTGTTGAGAATTGCCGCGGATATGGGTAATATTTTGGCATTGATAGCTCAGATCAATCTCTTTTTTTTCAGCGCGATCGCGATGTAGTTCAATCAGTGAATCTAATAACTCATCTAGGTCAAACTCGACCCATTGACTCTGATCAAGTTTTTCATTATCTATGCGGGCTAAGATCAAGAGCTTATTAATCAAAGTACTCATCTGCTGACAAGCCGATGAGATAATTTTAATCTTATTTAAACAGGAAGGATCAAAGTTATTCAAGTAAACTTCTAAGAGTGAAACAGAGGCCTGGATTGCGGTTAGGGGATGGCGCAACTGATGGGAAGCATCGGCAGTAAACTGCTTAATTTGATTCAGTGAAAGAACGACTGGCCTCAGGTTTTGATGAGTTAACCAAGATGCTGCAAAAAGTGTCAGGGTGCTATTAAACAAAATATTTAATAGAAAAATATATTTCAAGTAATTAATCTCTTTTTCTAATTCAGCAGTAGATTCTACTACACAGACATAGCCAATAATTTTACCCTGCTGTCCTGATTGAATCGGAGTTGCATGTACTGGTAAAAGAAAACGGTGATACTGATCTGCCTCGATAATTATTCCAGAGGTAGGAAGATCATTCGGAAAGCTGACTTTATGGAACCTTTTCCCTTCGTATATGATTAAGTTTCTATCTTTATCGTACCACTGAATTCCTTGGGAGAGGTTAATAAGAGGGCTCTCTATAACTTCATAGACAGAACTAAAGTAATACTTTCCCATCAATTGAGAAACAGTTATTGGCTGTAAAACTCCCGATTCATCCATAGGAACATATTTTTTATATTCTGGTTGCTTCTTTAACTCTTGATACTCATGCTCAAGAATAGAAAAAACATTAGCAGACCAAGTTCCTACTTCCCTCAAGTTAGTATTTAGTTGATCATAGCGCTGAGCAACAATTAGGGAGTAAATAGCCAATGAAGAAATGGATAAGATGCCGTTAATCAGTAGAAAGTATATGAGAAATAGGCGATTTCGCAGATGACTAAGTTGCCGATTGAAAGTTTGGATTAAGCCGATAGCCAAAACCATAGACAGTCTCAATCAAATTGGCGGGAGCGCCTACTGCTTTCAACTTATGACGCAGGCTTCTTAAGTGTACTTTAACCGTTTCCTCGCCTGGCATCTCATCCAGTGGCCAAGCATAATCCATAATGGCTGAGCGGCTCAGAATACGGCTGCCATGGCGCAAGAGCACCTCTAAGATGGCATACTCTTTGGGTGTAAGATGCAGCTCTTGATGGTTATAGGTCACTTTAGCCCTATCGGGATCAAGAATGAGGGCACCCCAGTGGAGAATAGGGGCAAAGGGCAGTGGCTTGCGCCTCAATAGGGCACGAACTCGGGCCAATAGCTCAGGGAGATCAAAGGGCTTGACCATGTAATCATCGGCCCCAGCATCAAGGCCCATCACTTTGTCGCTGCTAGTGTCTCGAGCAGTCAGAATCAGAATAGGAAGCGAGTGACCTCTTTGGCGAATTGTTTGGCAAAAGCTGAGACCGTCCATGCCAGGTAAGCCGAGGTCTAAGATAAGGAGGTCAAAAGCGGTGGCTTCTAAATAGTCCAGTCCTGTCTCGGCATCATAGGCAATTTCAACAATATACTGCTGATGTGCTAGAGATTCAGCAACTAAGCCCGCAATTGTCCTATCATCTTCGATAACTAAAACTTTCACTGGTGCCGACTCAATAGCTTTAGCGAGTCTTTTGGGGGGCGATGGATGGCGATCGCCGACGGCAGGTTGCAAGCGATCGCCAGCTCTTGCTAAGGAGAGACAGCTAAGTGGTGTATTCAGCGTTAATTTTCACGTAATCATAGCTGAGATCGCAGCCCCAAGCCACACCCCGACCACTGCCAGAGCCAATACTCACCTCAATCACCACAGGATGGTCAATGGATTGCTGACCACTGGCATCCGTACTGGCAGCGGCTTGCTGAACCAAATAGGCATGGGCAGCAGCGGGATCAAAGGGTAGGGGCTGACCGTGGCGCATCATGGGGATACCCCCCAGGGCAATGGCCAGGTTACTAGCATCAAAGGGTACCCCCGCACGACCTGCCGCCGCAGCAATGCGTCCCCAGTTGGGATCCCGTCCGTAAATTGCCGACTTCACCAGCATTGAACTTGCAATGGTTCTGGCCACTTGACGGGCAGCGGTATCATCGCTGGCACCGCTCACTTGGACTTCAATGAGGCAAGTTGCCCCCTCCCCATCGCGGGCGATCGCCTTCGCTAAATGTACACAAACAGCCGTCAGCATTTCTTCAAGGCGGGTGGCGGCTGCGCCCGGCTCCGCGATCGCAGGAGTACGTGATTGTCCATTAGCCAAAGCAATGACACTGTCATTGGTGCTGGTGTCGCCATCCACAGTAATTTGATTGAAGGAGCGATCGCAGGCGCGCTGTAGCATTTCCTGCCACAGATGGGGGGAGACAGCGGCATCACAAGTAATAAAGGCCAGCATCGTTGCCATCTTCGGGTGAATCATTCCCGACCCCTTGGCCATACCACCAATGCGAATGGTTTGCCCCTCCCACTCGGCTTCAAGAGCAATTTGCTTAGGCACTAAATCTGTTGTCATAATTGCCCGAGCAGCAGCCTCTCCACCACCATCACTCAAGTTTGCCGTTAGCGTTGGCAGCGCTTGGCGCATTTTTTCAAGGGGAATGGGTTGACCAATGACCCCAGTGGAGGCCACCAGCACCATCTCTGGACTGAACCCCAAGGCCGTTGCCACCATATCCGCTTGGGCCAAAACCGCCTGCCAGCCCTGTTCTCCCGTGGCAGCATTGGCCTGACCCGAATTACACAAAATGGCTTGCGCCGTTCCCTTGGTTTGTAATCGCTGCCGACAGTAGCGGACGGGTGCGGCACACATATGGTTCGTCGTAAATACCCCAGCGGCGATCGCGGGCACATCGGAAACAATCAATGCCAAATCCGGTGCGCCTGAAGCTTTGAGTCCTGCCGTTATTCCCGCAGCCCGATACCCCTTGGCCGCAGTCACACCACCTGTAATTTGTTGCCAGTGGCTCATAGTGTCGTCAACAAGAGAATCGTTGCGATTATATCAAGGGTCTTTCCCAAAAGAGCAACTGTTAAGGTTTCTGCAGAAGTTTAGGGAAAGATGACGACTCAAGGAGCGAAGTCCTTGGGTAATCGGCAGGGTCATCGCTGCGGTTGCCAGCACAATGGGGCAATTCGCTAATTAAACGTTGTCGTTGTAATTTGTTGTTGTTATTTGCTCAGGTTCACTGTAGGCTTTAAGGGTTCGATCCACCAATTGAATAAAGCCAATAGGGGGGCATTGATGCCGCGGCACCGAGCAGCAATTTCAAGGTGCGATCGTAAGATTGTCAACAAGGTTAATATCTAGCTCAAGTTCACTGTAACTGAAATGACAACCAGTGGTTAACAGTGCAGGGTTGCCCTCTCACCAAACATTGGCATTCAGTCCAGCAGCAGTTGGGTGATACAGGTTTCGTGGGCTGTCCCCTAGCAGCCATCTTGATCAGGGCCCCGGCACAAGTTCAATAGGGTCATCTTTCGCCCAAAAGCCTAGCTCAAAGTCCTCAACGCTAACTTGCAGCAACTGCCGCGATAGGGTTAATGTGCGGGTCGTCGGGTCCATGATTCACCCTCGCCGTTGCTTAGCCTGTATTGCGCATCCCCGCTGCTATGCCATTGATGGTCAAGAGTGCCCCCCGCAGCAATTCACCCCGACCATAGCGGGAGCGCAAAATTGCCCCAGAGGTGGTTTGGCTATTGTGCTGGCGCAGCCGTTTCAAAAGAGATACTTGCAGGAAGCCCAAAGGAACAATGGTGCGATTGCGCAGTTGCACCGATCGCTGAAGCGCCGGATCCCCATCGAGTAGCCGCTCATGGCCAGTAATCGTGAGGACTAATTCCGTGGTCAGGCGATATTCCTGAGCAATCTGATCGTAGAGGCGGCAGAAGGCTTCACGGTTTTGGGGTTGGCTGAGTTCTTGGACATAGTAGCGGGCAATCTCTAGATCAACCTTGGCAAGGGTCATCTCAACCTTAGAGATCACCATGCGGAAGAAAGGCCACTTATAGTAGAAGTAGCGCAAGAGGGAGAGATGCTCAGCGGGTTTTTCCTCAAGGAATTCCTTCAGGGCAGTACCCACGCCATACCAAGCCGGCAGCAGGAAACGGGTTTGCGTCCAACTAAAGACCCAAGGAATTGCCCGCAGGCTCTCAAGGGTTTTCTTGCCCCCCCGCCGTGTTGGCCGTGAGCTAATTTGCAGTTGGCTAATCTCTTGGATTGGGGTGACTTCGTTAAAGAATTCAATGAATTCTGGCTGCTCATAGATGAGATGGCGATAGCACTGGCGCGATCGCGTAGCCAACTCCTCCATAATCTCGTGCCAAGGCTCAATCTCATCAATACTACTGCGGAGCAAACTAGCTTGGATGACCGCTGTGGCCACTGTTTCGAGGTTAAAGAGCGCGAGTTCCGGCAACGAGTATTTGGAAGCCAGCACCTCCCCCTGCTCAGTAATCTTGATTCGTCCCTTAATCGTTTGTGCTGGCTGTGCCAAAATCGCCGCATAGGCAGGTCCACCACCCCGACCCACTGAACCACCCCGACCGTGGAAAATGCGCAGTTGGAAGCCAAAACTCTCAGCAATTTTCTGCAGCTGTTGTTGTGCCTTATAAATTTCCCAGTTGCTACTGAGGAAGCCCGAATCCTTATTGCTGTCGGAATAGCCCAGCATGACCTCCTGCAGAAAGGGGGTACTGTTGCTTCCAAGATAGCTCCGGCAAAAGGGGAGAGAGAATAGTTGGGTCAGCACCGCTGGGGCGTGCTTGAGATCCTCCACCGTTTCAAACAGGGGAATGGCTTGCAGGGTACTAGCGCCAGTGGCTGGATCAAAAAGGCCTGCCTCCTTAGCAAAGAGGAGTACCTCCAACAGATCGCTGACCTCATGGCTCATGCTGATGATGTAGGTATTGCACAAATCGGTGCCAAATTCCTGCTGGAGTTGCCGCACCATGCGGAATGTTTCAATGATTTCATTGGTGCGATCGCTAAAGGGGAGTTCCCCTGGAATCAAGGGGCGACGGGTCGAGAGTTCACTGAGGAGCCAGCGGGTGCGTTCGGCTTCTGAGAGTTCTGTATAGGGACAGGGGAGAATACCCAAATAGGCGGTAATTTCATTGAGGGCCTCAGCGTGACAGGTACTTTCTTGGCGAATATCCAAGGCTGCTAGATTAAAGCCAAAGACCTCCACCTGGCAAATCAAATCATCCAATTCGCGGCAGGCCAATCCCGTTTCCTTGAGGTTACGCTGAATGAGCAGCAGTTCTGCCAAGAATTCTTCACCGTGGCGGTAAAACTGTCCATTATTTAACTCTTCCGCCTCATTGCGGCGAATGCAATAGGTTTGCAGCGCCCGGTTGCGATCGCGGGTATTTTGCAGCCGTTTGAGCACATAGGCCAGTTTCAGGCGGTAGGGTTCCTGCCGATAGCGCACCGCATACTGCTCATAGATACTCGGGAGTTGCCGTTGATCCTGCTCAAGGGAATCTAGCAAATCCGGCAGCACATCGCACCAGTGCAGGGACAGGCTGAGCAAATTGATTAAGCGCTCAACGGACTTAATATACTCCTCAAGAACTAAGTTGCGTTGATAGCAGGCCGTTTGCCACGTTACTTCTGGTTTGACATAGGGATTGCCATCGCGATCGCCCCCCACCCAAGAGCCAAAGCGGCAGAAACGGTGACGGGGGGGCTGAAGCGCGGGAAAGGTTTCATGTAATGACTGCTCCAGACGGCGATAGAGCTTGGGAATGACAGCAAAAATTACCTCCTTGAAGTAGTGGAGGGTGTATTCCACCTCATCGAGCACCTCCGGCTTAAATTGGTGCAACTCATCGGTGCGCCACCAGAGGCGAATTTCCTCCATCAGTTGTGCCCGTAAAGTTTGGGCGTTCCAATCCGTGAGGTGTGGAGAAGCCCCCTCCAGCACATCCAGTTGCTCGAGTAATCGGGCAACCCGCCGCTGCTTATCACGAATCGTTTGCCGCACAATCTCCGTCGGGTGGGCAGTGAACACCAACTTAATGTCCAGTTGATCCAAAAGCTTTTGAATATGGCGCGGCGGCACATTCAACATCTGCAGCCGAGGAAAGAGCCAAGCAAAGGAACCATACTGCTGAGTAGCGGGAATGGCTTCGTAGAGACTATGCTCTAGGCGTTCACTCGGCCCACTGCGCACATCCGTTGCGTTGGCAGCAGTATGAGGCAGCGGAAAGCCTTCACCACTGACACCGGAAATTGGTTCACTCATGACACTGCGGCGGCGCAATCCCTCTTGGGCAGCGCGTTCACGGTTGTATTGTTGTTCATAGTGCTGCTCAACGATGTTGATAATTTGAAAGTAGAGGTTAAAAGCCCGGGCCGCTCTAATGGCCTCATTGAGTTCGAGGGATTCAATAACCTTCAGCAATTCCCCTTCTGGGGCATGGAGCACATGACCTTCCGGCGAAGAGAGAGCCCCCAAGCGCCGCAATAGATCAACCAATTCTTGACCCGATTCTGCCGCCAAGACATCGACCAAGACCTCTTCCACCAGTCGCAACCGTTCCTGTAGGGTACGGGCTGCCAAACTTTCACTTTCAATTAAGCGATCGCGATTGGTCACATCGAGGACTGATGTCATATTTACCCCAGCCTGCAAAGATAATACTCCTTACTTTACCCAATCCTGAACCAGGGCGGTACAACAATTGATAACAGGCGTATTAAGGATTTGTTAACAGTTCTAAGCTGTTTTGCTGCTCAGAATCAGTTCCAGGTGTTGCAGGCGATCGCGAACGCCATAATTCACCAAAGTAATGCTTTGCAGACGTTCCAACCAGCCGGCAGTGATGCCATTGAGGTATTGAAGTAAGGGCCAACGCTGGCTCAAGGGGGCAAATAGCTGCGGCCAACGGGCATAAACCAGCCCCTGAATCCCTTGTCGCTGTCGCAGCAGGCTCTCTGGCAACCAAGAGACTTTTTTGTTCTGATTCTGGGAAAATACCGATAGGGAAGATGCCAGTATCAGGCGATCGCCCCGCTGCTCGTAGGCGGCGGCCACATCAGAGACCAAGCCTTCACTCGTCTGCGGGTCAAGCATCAATTTCACCCAAGCGGTTACGGGTTCTTTGTTCAAGACCAAGCGATTGACCTCATAGCCATTGGCACGGGCAAGATCATCCAGTTGTTGCAGCACAGTTGCCACCTCTGGGGTATTGGGGCTCTGCCACCACCATTGCCACTGTCCATCGGCTGCGGTCCAAAGGGCCAGGCTAAAGCGATCGCTGGCCAAGGGAAAAATCTGGCTACTCAAGTCCACCGGTATATCCGCCGTTAAGTCCTGCAGCAGTTGGCTGACAATATCATCCCCTTGGGGAGTTTTGCCAAAGCGGTAATCGGCCAAAGCGGCGGTGAGTTGGCCATAGCCCTCTGGCAAGTGGGAACCTGCAACCACCAGTGCCGGCGGCGGTTCTTGGGAACGGAGAAACGCCAGGTCAAGGGGATCAGAGGTTAGTGGGGCATCACTGGTGCGGTGCAGCAGCATTTGCAGCTGGAGCTGGTTGTTTTGTGCCTTCACCGCTAAGAGCAGGCGATCGTAGGTGGGTGCCAGTGCACGACCCTCAGAACTCAGGGATTGGAGGTTAGCATAGTAGAGGGCCGTAGGTTGAGCGTCTAATTGAGGCCGCGCCACTTGATAAAAGGTCAAACCCGCAAGATTGCCATCCCCGGTCACCGCTGCCCCCAAGCTAGCAATCATGGTCTCCACATCCGAAGCAAGGAGCAGCCGATTGCCCAGCCGTGCTGTGACCAAGTCCTTGCCCACCTGAAGGGGGATATTTTGATAGACTTGCGACTCAAAGGGATGCCTCTGCCAGTAGGTCTCCAAAAAAGTCGTTGCTGCTTCTAGGCGCTTCAGGGGCAAAATCCACAACTGACGTGGGGATGAACACGCCTCCGGGCAGGGGAATTGGGCAAACGTCACCCCCTCTCCCACCCAACCATTGATGTCAGACCACGACCAGCCCCAATGAGCAAGTTGGGATGTCCAAAAATGCTCCGCTAAAAAATGTAGGGGATCGCTACTGGGAAGTTGATTGAGCTTGAGGACACTCTGGGCCTGGCGGGGGACAAAGATCAGGTCATCGCTATCGGCAGCAAAAGCCGGCTGGCCACACATTAGAAACAACCAGCAGAGGATAAAGACCAAAAGGGATGACCATAGCGATCGATGGTGCGGTTGCATGAGTGCCCTCAATGTGGCAAGCCCAATTAGCGGTTGGTGACAGTGGCCGCGTC is a window of Thermosynechococcus vestitus BP-1 DNA encoding:
- a CDS encoding sensor histidine kinase, with amino-acid sequence MVLAIGLIQTFNRQLSHLRNRLFLIYFLLINGILSISSLAIYSLIVAQRYDQLNTNLREVGTWSANVFSILEHEYQELKKQPEYKKYVPMDESGVLQPITVSQLMGKYYFSSVYEVIESPLINLSQGIQWYDKDRNLIIYEGKRFHKVSFPNDLPTSGIIIEADQYHRFLLPVHATPIQSGQQGKIIGYVCVVESTAELEKEINYLKYIFLLNILFNSTLTLFAASWLTHQNLRPVVLSLNQIKQFTADASHQLRHPLTAIQASVSLLEVYLNNFDPSCLNKIKIISSACQQMSTLINKLLILARIDNEKLDQSQWVEFDLDELLDSLIELHRDRAEKKEIDLSYQCQNITHIRGNSQQIYEIFSNLLDNALQYTPDRGAITVCLRKQGAFAVVEIQDTGIGIASQDLPRIFDRFWRSSEARLHYAEGSGLGLAVVKTLVNHYGGTVNVYSQQHRGTTFVVKLPAV
- a CDS encoding response regulator transcription factor — translated: MKVLVIEDDRTIAGLVAESLAHQQYIVEIAYDAETGLDYLEATAFDLLILDLGLPGMDGLSFCQTIRQRGHSLPILILTARDTSSDKVMGLDAGADDYMVKPFDLPELLARVRALLRRKPLPFAPILHWGALILDPDRAKVTYNHQELHLTPKEYAILEVLLRHGSRILSRSAIMDYAWPLDEMPGEETVKVHLRSLRHKLKAVGAPANLIETVYGFGYRLNPNFQSAT
- the argJ gene encoding bifunctional glutamate N-acetyltransferase/amino-acid acetyltransferase ArgJ, which produces MSHWQQITGGVTAAKGYRAAGITAGLKASGAPDLALIVSDVPAIAAGVFTTNHMCAAPVRYCRQRLQTKGTAQAILCNSGQANAATGEQGWQAVLAQADMVATALGFSPEMVLVASTGVIGQPIPLEKMRQALPTLTANLSDGGGEAAARAIMTTDLVPKQIALEAEWEGQTIRIGGMAKGSGMIHPKMATMLAFITCDAAVSPHLWQEMLQRACDRSFNQITVDGDTSTNDSVIALANGQSRTPAIAEPGAAATRLEEMLTAVCVHLAKAIARDGEGATCLIEVQVSGASDDTAARQVARTIASSMLVKSAIYGRDPNWGRIAAAAGRAGVPFDASNLAIALGGIPMMRHGQPLPFDPAAAHAYLVQQAAASTDASGQQSIDHPVVIEVSIGSGSGRGVAWGCDLSYDYVKINAEYTT
- the ppc gene encoding phosphoenolpyruvate carboxylase codes for the protein MTSVLDVTNRDRLIESESLAARTLQERLRLVEEVLVDVLAAESGQELVDLLRRLGALSSPEGHVLHAPEGELLKVIESLELNEAIRAARAFNLYFQIINIVEQHYEQQYNRERAAQEGLRRRSVMSEPISGVSGEGFPLPHTAANATDVRSGPSERLEHSLYEAIPATQQYGSFAWLFPRLQMLNVPPRHIQKLLDQLDIKLVFTAHPTEIVRQTIRDKQRRVARLLEQLDVLEGASPHLTDWNAQTLRAQLMEEIRLWWRTDELHQFKPEVLDEVEYTLHYFKEVIFAVIPKLYRRLEQSLHETFPALQPPRHRFCRFGSWVGGDRDGNPYVKPEVTWQTACYQRNLVLEEYIKSVERLINLLSLSLHWCDVLPDLLDSLEQDQRQLPSIYEQYAVRYRQEPYRLKLAYVLKRLQNTRDRNRALQTYCIRRNEAEELNNGQFYRHGEEFLAELLLIQRNLKETGLACRELDDLICQVEVFGFNLAALDIRQESTCHAEALNEITAYLGILPCPYTELSEAERTRWLLSELSTRRPLIPGELPFSDRTNEIIETFRMVRQLQQEFGTDLCNTYIISMSHEVSDLLEVLLFAKEAGLFDPATGASTLQAIPLFETVEDLKHAPAVLTQLFSLPFCRSYLGSNSTPFLQEVMLGYSDSNKDSGFLSSNWEIYKAQQQLQKIAESFGFQLRIFHGRGGSVGRGGGPAYAAILAQPAQTIKGRIKITEQGEVLASKYSLPELALFNLETVATAVIQASLLRSSIDEIEPWHEIMEELATRSRQCYRHLIYEQPEFIEFFNEVTPIQEISQLQISSRPTRRGGKKTLESLRAIPWVFSWTQTRFLLPAWYGVGTALKEFLEEKPAEHLSLLRYFYYKWPFFRMVISKVEMTLAKVDLEIARYYVQELSQPQNREAFCRLYDQIAQEYRLTTELVLTITGHERLLDGDPALQRSVQLRNRTIVPLGFLQVSLLKRLRQHNSQTTSGAILRSRYGRGELLRGALLTINGIAAGMRNTG
- a CDS encoding DUF3352 domain-containing protein, which translates into the protein MQPHHRSLWSSLLVFILCWLFLMCGQPAFAADSDDLIFVPRQAQSVLKLNQLPSSDPLHFLAEHFWTSQLAHWGWSWSDINGWVGEGVTFAQFPCPEACSSPRQLWILPLKRLEAATTFLETYWQRHPFESQVYQNIPLQVGKDLVTARLGNRLLLASDVETMIASLGAAVTGDGNLAGLTFYQVARPQLDAQPTALYYANLQSLSSEGRALAPTYDRLLLAVKAQNNQLQLQMLLHRTSDAPLTSDPLDLAFLRSQEPPPALVVAGSHLPEGYGQLTAALADYRFGKTPQGDDIVSQLLQDLTADIPVDLSSQIFPLASDRFSLALWTAADGQWQWWWQSPNTPEVATVLQQLDDLARANGYEVNRLVLNKEPVTAWVKLMLDPQTSEGLVSDVAAAYEQRGDRLILASSLSVFSQNQNKKVSWLPESLLRQRQGIQGLVYARWPQLFAPLSQRWPLLQYLNGITAGWLERLQSITLVNYGVRDRLQHLELILSSKTA